The following proteins are co-located in the Microbulbifer sp. VAAF005 genome:
- a CDS encoding FimV/HubP family polar landmark protein, which produces MRVRKLALAVGLVGALGSNAALALGLGEIKLNSTLNQPLDAEIGLLQTRGLEDTEIRVRLAGPEEFERAGVERSYLLTSLDFEVDYSGGKPVIRISSREAIREPFLNFLVETRWPSGRLLREYTLLMDLPAFSPTAAQQPVRAAERERQQVRRNTPVQQPQRRTTPAPSSNQAPAQPTPTESVTPESREAARPQPRYVSTESGDSSQVYGPVSSSDTLWEIALQNRASREFSVQQTMLAIQRLNPEAFINDNINLLKKGAVLRLPNTEDLRTLTMTEAISEVAQQNDSWRQRSEVEVTTGAPLDARAVEEESFTSETVEGRVSLVTPGDNESVSSGSGAGSEDSAALEGNLTMAEEELDKSKLENSELRERISELDEQIDTMEALVEVSSEELVAAVEAAEQSDALLNPTVVDDAEAELADDSLAVDDSEEPEGAIDAEEEAAETEPAPSEERNRVVAVQTKPKPTFMEQLADNGLLIGLGGGGLLAAIFGLFTWRRRKAEQEAQQELEQQMAMEHEPLDIPEQIAEPDETLAAVESMEADDTFDLGDLGDVGTDDPISEAEIHLSLGQYEEAESKLLLGLEKDPQVVDARLMLMEVYAHNQDVERFDDHYRQLLSISDGPAADRAARLRESIVGAPDFEAPAMGLSNESFEAAQLDDIGAALDDDFTSAEPDLDSSDSLEPDTSLLDDLTMDLSLDEDKSDSDQELSLDLDLDSSFEEPLQVAAEQGESFDTEFSLDDLDLDGALDGDSQETNLAASEPETENDLNLDELDLGELDLGDLGSSNQGSALVEDDLGLEPSDNTDESVEAPIEFDTSDLDLDSLDLEPEAPENSAASVEAQLEEKATTSGGSVPGLDFELDLSMMEEETQPKAEEEASFELDTAFESDDALELDSADSGLSEEISLTEGVSSAQEPAEELSMDDFSEGDLEMIGGDLDSELDLDGIDLDDIAADLNATEQPSAEVAAASSEPVADLSLDADLDSLDAAGMELAGASDLDFNADAIEEEFSLEEELALIDESTEGDLTLEPEPLVEAKPEAIEQVEAIVEKPSDSDFGDLDFNLESDLNSELSLLEGGDEMATKLELAQAYMDMGDEEGAKDILKEVAQDGGGEHKDRAEEMLERMV; this is translated from the coding sequence GCCGGTTATCCGTATTTCCAGCCGTGAAGCAATTCGCGAGCCCTTCTTGAATTTCCTTGTTGAGACTCGTTGGCCCAGTGGCCGTTTATTGCGCGAATATACGCTGTTGATGGACCTGCCGGCGTTTTCTCCTACCGCAGCACAACAGCCCGTGCGTGCGGCTGAGCGCGAACGCCAACAAGTGCGTCGCAATACCCCGGTACAGCAGCCTCAGCGACGGACAACACCTGCGCCGAGCAGTAATCAAGCTCCGGCACAGCCGACTCCCACTGAAAGCGTTACTCCTGAAAGTCGGGAGGCGGCGCGTCCACAACCTCGCTATGTGTCCACAGAAAGTGGTGACAGTAGCCAAGTTTACGGCCCGGTAAGTTCTTCAGATACCCTCTGGGAAATTGCACTGCAAAATCGTGCCAGCCGCGAGTTTTCTGTGCAGCAGACTATGCTGGCGATCCAAAGGCTGAATCCGGAAGCCTTTATTAATGACAATATTAATCTGTTGAAGAAAGGCGCCGTTCTGCGTCTGCCTAATACAGAAGATCTGCGCACACTGACTATGACTGAGGCCATCTCTGAAGTGGCCCAGCAAAATGATTCTTGGCGTCAGCGCTCCGAAGTGGAAGTGACCACAGGTGCACCACTGGATGCCCGCGCAGTTGAGGAAGAGTCTTTCACCAGTGAAACGGTTGAAGGGCGTGTGAGTCTTGTTACACCTGGGGATAATGAGTCTGTATCTTCGGGCTCTGGAGCTGGCTCTGAAGACAGTGCAGCGCTTGAAGGCAATCTCACTATGGCTGAGGAAGAGCTGGATAAGTCCAAGCTTGAAAACTCAGAATTGCGTGAGCGGATTTCCGAGCTCGATGAGCAGATTGACACCATGGAGGCGCTGGTCGAGGTTTCCAGTGAAGAGCTGGTAGCTGCGGTCGAGGCTGCTGAGCAGTCCGATGCGCTGCTCAATCCCACTGTGGTGGATGATGCTGAAGCGGAGCTCGCAGATGACAGCCTTGCTGTCGACGATAGTGAAGAGCCAGAGGGTGCAATCGACGCAGAAGAGGAAGCTGCTGAAACTGAGCCGGCTCCATCGGAAGAGCGCAACCGGGTAGTGGCTGTGCAAACCAAACCCAAGCCCACCTTTATGGAGCAGCTCGCCGATAATGGATTGCTGATTGGCTTGGGCGGTGGGGGCTTGTTGGCCGCTATATTTGGTCTGTTTACCTGGCGTCGCCGCAAGGCCGAGCAAGAGGCGCAGCAAGAACTTGAACAGCAGATGGCTATGGAACATGAGCCGCTGGATATTCCTGAGCAAATTGCCGAACCCGATGAAACTCTCGCTGCAGTAGAAAGTATGGAGGCCGACGACACTTTCGATCTGGGCGATCTCGGCGATGTAGGCACTGATGACCCTATTTCTGAAGCGGAGATTCACCTGTCCCTGGGGCAGTACGAGGAAGCTGAAAGCAAGCTTTTGCTGGGGCTGGAAAAAGACCCGCAGGTGGTCGATGCACGCCTGATGTTGATGGAGGTCTACGCCCACAACCAGGATGTTGAGAGGTTTGACGACCACTATCGCCAGCTGCTCAGTATCAGCGACGGCCCAGCTGCCGATCGCGCCGCGCGCCTGCGTGAATCCATTGTTGGTGCACCGGATTTTGAAGCCCCGGCTATGGGTCTATCCAATGAATCCTTCGAGGCAGCGCAGCTCGACGATATTGGCGCGGCCCTGGACGATGACTTCACAAGTGCGGAACCGGATCTCGACAGCAGCGATAGCCTGGAGCCTGACACGTCACTCCTCGACGATCTGACCATGGATCTGTCATTGGATGAAGACAAGTCTGATTCTGACCAGGAATTGTCCTTGGATCTGGATTTGGATAGTAGTTTTGAAGAGCCGTTACAGGTGGCTGCGGAGCAGGGCGAATCCTTCGATACGGAGTTCAGCCTGGATGATTTGGATCTGGACGGTGCTCTCGATGGTGATAGTCAGGAAACCAACCTCGCGGCATCTGAGCCAGAAACTGAAAACGACTTAAATCTTGACGAGCTTGATTTGGGTGAACTGGATCTGGGTGATTTGGGCTCAAGCAATCAAGGGTCCGCTTTGGTCGAAGACGATTTGGGGCTAGAACCTTCTGATAACACAGATGAAAGTGTCGAAGCTCCAATAGAATTCGACACCTCCGACTTGGATCTCGATTCTCTCGACCTGGAGCCGGAGGCACCAGAAAACAGTGCGGCCTCAGTTGAGGCTCAGCTGGAAGAAAAGGCAACTACCAGCGGTGGTTCCGTTCCGGGCCTGGATTTTGAGCTGGATCTTTCCATGATGGAGGAAGAGACCCAGCCGAAGGCGGAAGAAGAGGCTTCGTTTGAGCTGGATACGGCCTTTGAGTCGGATGATGCTCTGGAGTTGGATTCAGCTGACAGTGGTTTGAGCGAAGAGATCTCCCTGACAGAAGGGGTCTCCTCTGCCCAGGAGCCTGCAGAAGAGTTATCTATGGATGACTTCTCTGAGGGCGATCTGGAGATGATCGGCGGGGACTTGGATTCCGAGCTGGATCTCGACGGTATCGACCTGGATGATATTGCTGCGGATCTCAACGCAACTGAACAGCCCTCGGCAGAGGTAGCTGCGGCCAGCAGTGAGCCGGTAGCAGATTTATCCCTCGATGCCGACCTGGATTCTCTCGATGCCGCAGGTATGGAGCTGGCCGGGGCTAGCGACCTGGACTTCAATGCGGATGCTATTGAAGAGGAGTTCTCCCTGGAGGAGGAGCTGGCTCTCATCGATGAATCCACTGAGGGTGATTTGACTCTTGAGCCAGAACCCCTGGTTGAAGCTAAGCCTGAAGCGATAGAGCAGGTTGAGGCGATTGTCGAAAAGCCGTCAGATTCTGACTTTGGTGACCTCGACTTCAACCTGGAAAGCGACCTCAATTCAGAGTTGAGTTTGCTGGAAGGCGGCGATGAGATGGCGACCAAGTTGGAGCTGGCTCAAGCTTATATGGATATGGGTGACGAAGAGGGCGCTAAGGATATCCTCAAAGAGGTCGCCCAGGATGGTGGCGGTGAACACAAAGACCGCGCCGAGGAAATGCTGGAGCGGATGGTGTAA
- the truA gene encoding tRNA pseudouridine(38-40) synthase TruA, with protein MSQVTQREYIYKPNGEVPEGEGLPEGLRRIALGVEYCGAKLHGFQKQKSASETVQAHLERALSTIAAEDVTLVCAGRTDAGVHATNQVIHFDTRAQRPDRAWVQGVNTKLPDSVRVRWAREMPAQFHARFSAHARSYRYLIHSAPTRSAHSAAEVTWTQHSLDLEAMREGASYLIGRHDFTSYRASQCQAKSPVREITRLDIASVGQLVALEISANAFLHHMVRNITGVLMAVGRGERPPIWVKEVLDQRDRSAGGVTAPPFGLYLVDVRYPDHFQLPQCEPGPLLVPQPLGALLSS; from the coding sequence ATGAGTCAGGTGACGCAAAGGGAATATATTTACAAGCCCAATGGGGAGGTTCCTGAAGGTGAGGGGCTGCCCGAAGGGCTGCGCCGTATAGCCCTGGGCGTTGAGTACTGCGGAGCCAAGCTGCACGGTTTCCAGAAACAGAAGTCTGCATCGGAGACTGTCCAGGCTCATCTGGAGCGGGCTTTATCCACTATTGCAGCGGAGGATGTGACCCTGGTTTGTGCCGGGCGTACCGATGCGGGCGTTCATGCTACCAATCAGGTCATCCACTTTGATACCCGAGCGCAGCGCCCGGACCGCGCCTGGGTGCAGGGAGTTAATACCAAGTTGCCGGATTCAGTGCGGGTGCGCTGGGCGCGGGAAATGCCGGCGCAGTTCCATGCACGTTTTTCCGCTCACGCCCGCAGTTATCGCTACCTGATCCACAGCGCACCGACCCGCTCGGCCCACAGCGCCGCTGAGGTAACCTGGACCCAGCATTCGCTGGACCTGGAGGCGATGCGTGAGGGAGCCAGCTACTTGATCGGCCGCCACGACTTCACCAGCTACCGCGCCTCTCAGTGCCAGGCCAAGAGCCCGGTGCGCGAAATTACCCGCCTGGATATTGCCTCGGTGGGTCAGCTGGTTGCCTTGGAAATTAGTGCTAACGCATTCCTCCACCATATGGTGCGCAATATCACTGGGGTTTTGATGGCAGTGGGGAGAGGGGAGCGTCCACCAATTTGGGTAAAAGAGGTGCTGGATCAGCGGGACCGCTCCGCCGGAGGTGTTACTGCGCCGCCGTTTGGCCTGTATCTCGTTGATGTGCGCTACCCGGATCATTTCCAGCTTCCCCAGTGTGAGCCGGGGCCACTGCTGGTGCCACAGCCTTTGGGTGCTTTGCTATCCAGTTAG
- a CDS encoding phosphoribosylanthranilate isomerase translates to MQVKICGITCIEDALMAVDAGADALGLVFYKPSPRNIDLDMAAKVAAAVPPFVTLTGLFVDAAQSEVDAVLESVPLNLLQFHGDESARFCEQFRRPYIKALRMKDDLDVKAAMTEHPKARGFLLDAYRPGIPGGTGETFDWDRVPQDSSRPIVLAGGLNPANVTAAVEAARPQGVDVSGGVERQPGRKDREKVFAFVSAAKR, encoded by the coding sequence ATGCAAGTAAAAATATGCGGCATCACTTGTATAGAAGATGCCCTGATGGCTGTAGATGCAGGTGCCGACGCGTTGGGCCTGGTATTTTATAAGCCGAGCCCGCGCAATATCGATCTTGATATGGCAGCTAAAGTTGCAGCGGCAGTTCCCCCATTTGTCACCCTGACGGGGTTATTTGTCGATGCGGCACAGAGTGAGGTGGACGCTGTACTGGAATCGGTGCCGCTTAACCTGTTGCAATTCCACGGCGATGAAAGTGCCCGTTTCTGCGAACAATTCCGGCGCCCCTATATCAAAGCGTTGCGGATGAAAGATGACCTCGATGTCAAAGCCGCAATGACTGAGCACCCCAAAGCCCGGGGCTTTCTATTGGATGCCTACAGGCCCGGTATCCCCGGTGGTACCGGAGAGACCTTTGATTGGGACAGGGTTCCCCAAGATAGCAGTCGCCCGATCGTTCTTGCCGGTGGCTTGAATCCCGCGAATGTAACTGCAGCAGTAGAAGCTGCGCGCCCACAGGGGGTGGATGTGAGCGGAGGTGTAGAGCGTCAGCCGGGACGCAAGGATCGAGAAAAAGTTTTTGCGTTTGTCAGCGCTGCGAAGAGATAG